A single window of Anomaloglossus baeobatrachus isolate aAnoBae1 chromosome 5, aAnoBae1.hap1, whole genome shotgun sequence DNA harbors:
- the LOC142310651 gene encoding uncharacterized protein LOC142310651 produces the protein MTSLATTSLVMTSIAATSLVMTSIAATYSRDLSSHDLYSRDLSSHDRHSRDLSSHDLYSRDLSSHDLHSCDLSSHDLYSRDLSSHDLHSRDLSSHDLYSRDLSSHDLHSCDLSSHDCHSCDLSSHDLHSCDLSSHDLHSCNLSSHDLHSCNLSSHDLYSRDLSSHDLHSCDLSSHDLHSCNLSSHDLYSRDLSSHDLHSCDLSSHDLHSCDLSSHDLYSRDLSSHDRHSRDLSSHDLSSRDLHSCNLSSRDLQSRYIYSRNLSSHDLHSCDLSSRALHSCNFSSCDLHSCNFSSCDLHSCDLSSRDLHSCDFLSCDLHSCDLSSHALHSCNLHSHVLSSHDLSSRDLHSCNIHSRDLSSHDLHSRDLSSHDLQSRYIYSRNLSSHDLHSCDLSSRALHSCNFSSCDLHSCDLSSRDLHSCDFLSCDLHSCDLSSHALHSCNLHSHVLSSHDLSSRDLHSCNIHSRDLSSHDLHSRDLSSHDLHSCDLSSRALHSCNFSSCHLHSCDFLSCALHSCDLSSHALHSCNLHSHVLSSHGVSHFLPFICWLMRFGHWL, from the exons ATGACCTCTCTAGCCACGACCTCTCTAGTCATGACCTCCATAGCCGCGACCTCTCTAGTCATGACCTCTATAGCCGCGACCTATAGCCGCGACCTATCTAGTCATGACCTCTATAGCCGCGACCTCTCTAGTCATGACCGCCATAGCCGCGACCTATCTAGTCATGACCTCTATAGCCGCGACCTCTCTAGTCATGACCTCCATAGCTGCGACCTCTCTAGTCATGACCTCTATAGCCGCGACCTCTCTAGTCATGACCTCCATAGCCGCGACCTCTCTAGTCATGACCTCTATAGCCGCGACCTCTCTAGTCATGACCTCCATAGCTGCGACCTCTCTAGTCATGACTGCCATAGCTGCGACCTCTCTAGTCATGACCTCCATAGCTGCGACCTCTCTAGTCAtgacctccatagctgcaacctctCTAGTCAtgacctccatagctgcaacctatCTAGTCATGACCTCTATAGCCGCGACCTCTCTAGTCATGACCTCCATAGCTGCGACCTCTCTAGTCAtgacctccatagctgcaacctatCTAGTCATGACCTCTATAGCCGCGACCTCTCTAGTCATGACCTCCATAGCTGCGACCTCTCTAGTCATGACCTCCATAGCTGCGACCTATCTAGTCATGACCTCTATAGCCGCGACCTCTCTAGTCATGACCGCCATAGCCGCGACCTCTCTAGTCATGACCTCTCTAGCCGcgacctccatagctgcaacctctCTAGCCGCGACCTCCAAAGCCGCTACATCTATAGCCGCAACCTCTCTAGTCATGACCTCCATAGCTGCGACCTCTCTAGTCGTGCCCTCCATAGCTGCAACTTTTCTAGTTGCGACCTCCATAGCTGCAACTTTTCTAGTTGCGACCTCCATAGCTGTGACCTCTCTAGTCGCGACCTCCATAGCTGTGACTTCCTTAGCTGCGACCTCCATAGCTGTGACCTCTCTAGTCAtgccctccatagctgcaacctccATAGCCACGTCCTCTCTAGTCATGACCTCTCTAGCCGCGACCTCCATAGCTGCAACATCCATAGCCGCGACCTCTCTAGTCATGACCTCCATAGCCGCGACCTCTCTAGTCATGACCTCCAAAGCCGCTACATCTATAGCCGCAACCTCTCTAGTCATGACCTCCATAGCTGCGACCTCTCTAGTCGTGCCCTCCATAGCTGCAACTTTTCTAGTTGCGACCTCCATAGCTGTGACCTCTCTAGTCGCGACCTCCATAGCTGTGACTTCCTTAGCTGCGACCTCCATAGCTGTGACCTCTCTAGTCAtgccctccatagctgcaacctccATAGCCACGTCCTCTCTAGTCATGACCTCTCTAGCCGCGACCTCCATAGCTGCAACATCCATAGCCGCGACCTCTCTAGTCATGACCTCCATAGCCGCGACCTCTCTAGTCATGACCTCCATAGCTGCGACCTCTCTAGTCGTGCCCTCCATAGCTGCAACTTTTCTAGTTGCCACCTCCATAGCTGTGACTTCCTTAGCTGTGCCCTCCATAGCTGTGACCTCTCTAGTCAtgccctccatagctgcaac CTCCATAGCCACGTCCTCTCTAGTCATGGCGTCTCCCATTTCCTGCCGTTCATATGTTGGCTCATGCGTTTTGGGCACTGGCTTTAG
- the MXI1 gene encoding max-interacting protein 1 isoform X2 codes for MDCVRMLNIQRLLDAAEYLDRRERECEHGYASSFPSGDSSDLHRLKTRRLKSKRCSSSSSSSNLGSSTNRSTHNELEKNRRAHLRLCLERLKDLIPLEAESSRHTTLGLLNKAKLHIKKLEDSARKGQHQLEVLEREQRFLKRRLEQLQGCGEPERVRADSVGSSMSSDRSDSEREEIEVDIESTEFSNLEVDSSSSTSISDLDDHNSRQSLGSDEGYSSASIKLLYHHC; via the exons ATGGACTGCGTCCGAATGTTAAATATTCAGAGGCTGTTAGACGCTGCCGAATATCTGGACCGAAGAGAGCGAG AGTGTGAACACGGCTATGCCTCCAGCTTCCCCTCTGGTGACAGCTCGGATCTTCACAGGCTAAAAACAAGAAGACTAAAATCCAAgcggtgcagcagcagcagcagttctaGTAATCTGGGAAGCAGCACAAACAG GTCGACGCACAACGAGTTGGAGAAGAATCG GAGGGCCCACCTGCGACTCTGCCTGGAACGGCTGAAGGACCTTATACCCCTAGAGGCGGAAAGCAGCCGGCACACCACGCTGGGGCTACTAAACAAAGCCAAGCTGCACATTAAG AAACTTGAAGACTCGGCACGAAAGGGCCAACATCAGCTGGAGGTGCTGGAACGGGAGCAGCGGTTTTTGAAGAGGAGGTTGGAGCAGCTGCAGGGCTGCGGGGAGCCGGAGCGGGTGCGGGCGGACAGCGTGGGCTCCAGCATGTCGTCTGACCGCTCTGACTCCGAACGAG AAGAGATCGAGGTGGACATCGAAAGCACAGAGTTCTCCAATTTAGAGGTGGACAGTTCCAGCAGCACCAGCATCAGCGACCTGGATGACCACAACAGCCGGCAGAGCCTGGGCAGCGATGAGGGCTACTCCAGTGCCAGTATCAAGCTGCTGTACCACCACTGCTGA